Proteins from one Stenotrophomonas aracearum genomic window:
- a CDS encoding winged helix-turn-helix domain-containing protein: MNVIESETPAADRIRIGECTITLSSREVVVDGARRPRRLTPKALGVLKVLMRVPGAVVTRDDLFAEVWPDTLPTNDVLTQAITQLRKAFSRDDEAGTAYIETIAKTGYRLLQPVSVLAEPLPDVDSAPGDDERDALAAVFAAPAPAPAPRPRSRWRRTRRYVFLAIGLAMAMALLVLTALLLQRPAGAPTPNGVLEDGSRVVGSPQRPYRLITATAGFETYPTVSPDGSQVAYEADDASGGGSAIKVQTSGNAPARLLTDTPAGHSDRFPNWSPNGRDIAFARFGPEASCEVLIASATGGAIRHVTRCDGTELLSFDWTPDGRGLVFGSLSGRHAHRGIRVLDIASGAWTPVDYPAAEDSFDYAPRFSPDGRWIVFVRNPQIGDLWRLPATGGEPEQLTSDSAEIRGWAWRGDSRHIVFGRRVDSEARLYELDTETRTLRDVGLDDAQSPALSRHSNMLAFVHRKAQFGLFRVPVRDGRPGTPERLFPSNGRDGQPMLAPDGQQLVFTSDRSGNYGLWWADLGRPESLRPVEGLRPETRQSADWSPDSRHLLVSGRDAQAQPVIYEVSPRDEQIVALPVPVAQPLQALYAGDNDHILVVERDHDERMRLSLFDRRATPWKLLGSVDGVSQARLDPAHQRVLFTRLSAGGLWSANLQLDPASVQQVSEDRPSRWRYRTWAVARDGSLDYLSSRADCSTVFARINAPSNGEEVCLDADRLSAGNGFSAQPDGSAVYLALAVADGADIGVMTLPEPPRPVFSAAPNLLFWKGK, from the coding sequence ATGAACGTCATAGAGAGTGAGACACCCGCTGCCGACCGCATCCGGATCGGCGAATGCACCATCACGCTGTCGTCGCGTGAAGTGGTGGTGGACGGCGCGCGCCGTCCGCGGCGCTTGACGCCCAAAGCGCTGGGTGTGCTCAAGGTGTTGATGCGCGTGCCCGGGGCGGTGGTCACCCGCGACGACCTGTTCGCCGAGGTCTGGCCGGACACGCTGCCCACCAACGATGTGCTGACCCAGGCCATCACCCAGTTGCGAAAAGCCTTCTCGCGCGACGACGAGGCCGGCACCGCCTATATCGAAACCATCGCCAAGACCGGGTACCGGCTGCTGCAGCCGGTGTCGGTGCTGGCCGAACCGCTGCCCGACGTCGACAGCGCGCCCGGTGACGACGAGCGCGACGCGCTGGCCGCCGTGTTCGCGGCCCCTGCGCCCGCGCCCGCGCCGCGTCCGCGCAGCCGCTGGCGGCGTACCCGCCGCTACGTGTTCCTGGCGATCGGCCTGGCCATGGCGATGGCGCTGCTGGTGCTGACCGCGCTGCTGCTGCAGCGCCCGGCCGGTGCACCCACGCCCAACGGCGTGCTGGAAGACGGCAGCCGCGTGGTCGGCAGCCCGCAGCGCCCGTACCGGCTGATCACCGCCACGGCGGGCTTTGAAACCTATCCCACGGTGTCGCCGGACGGGTCGCAGGTCGCCTACGAGGCCGACGATGCCAGCGGCGGCGGCAGCGCGATCAAGGTGCAGACCTCGGGCAATGCACCGGCACGCCTGCTCACCGACACCCCGGCCGGGCATTCCGACCGTTTCCCGAACTGGTCGCCGAACGGCCGCGACATTGCCTTCGCGCGCTTCGGGCCGGAGGCCAGCTGCGAAGTACTGATCGCCAGCGCGACCGGTGGTGCGATCCGCCATGTCACGCGCTGCGACGGTACCGAGCTGCTCAGCTTCGACTGGACCCCGGACGGGCGCGGTCTGGTGTTCGGTTCGTTGTCCGGTCGCCATGCGCACCGGGGCATCCGCGTGCTGGACATCGCCAGCGGCGCCTGGACCCCGGTCGACTACCCGGCTGCCGAGGACAGTTTCGACTATGCGCCGCGGTTCTCGCCCGATGGGCGCTGGATCGTGTTCGTGCGCAACCCGCAGATCGGCGACCTGTGGCGCCTGCCCGCCACCGGCGGCGAACCCGAACAGCTCACCAGCGATTCGGCCGAGATCCGCGGCTGGGCCTGGCGCGGCGACAGCCGCCACATCGTGTTCGGCCGGCGCGTCGACAGCGAAGCGCGCCTGTACGAACTGGACACCGAAACGCGCACGTTGCGCGATGTCGGCCTGGACGATGCGCAGTCGCCGGCACTGTCGCGACACAGCAACATGCTGGCGTTCGTGCACCGCAAGGCGCAGTTCGGCCTGTTCCGCGTGCCGGTCAGGGACGGACGCCCCGGAACCCCCGAGCGCCTGTTCCCGTCCAACGGCCGCGATGGCCAGCCGATGCTGGCGCCGGATGGCCAGCAACTGGTGTTCACCTCCGATCGCTCCGGCAATTACGGCCTGTGGTGGGCCGACCTGGGCCGACCGGAGTCGCTGCGTCCGGTGGAAGGCCTGCGCCCGGAAACCCGCCAGTCGGCGGACTGGTCGCCCGACAGCCGGCACCTGCTGGTCTCCGGCCGCGACGCGCAGGCACAGCCGGTGATCTACGAAGTCTCACCGCGCGACGAGCAGATCGTGGCGTTGCCGGTACCGGTGGCGCAACCGTTGCAAGCGCTGTACGCCGGCGACAACGACCACATCCTGGTGGTCGAACGCGATCACGACGAACGCATGCGGTTGTCGCTGTTCGACCGCCGCGCAACACCGTGGAAGCTGCTCGGCAGCGTGGACGGCGTATCCCAGGCGCGGCTGGATCCGGCCCATCAGCGCGTGCTGTTCACCCGCTTGTCCGCCGGTGGCCTGTGGTCGGCCAACCTGCAACTGGATCCGGCCAGCGTGCAGCAGGTGAGCGAAGACCGCCCGTCGCGCTGGCGCTACCGCACCTGGGCGGTCGCACGCGACGGCAGCCTGGATTACCTGTCCAGCCGTGCCGACTGCTCCACCGTGTTCGCGCGCATCAATGCGCCTTCCAATGGTGAAGAAGTGTGCCTGGATGCGGATCGCCTCAGCGCCGGCAACGGCTTCAGCGCGCAGCCCGACGGCAGTGCCGTCTACCTGGCCCTGGCGGTCGCCGATGGCGCCGATATCGGCGTGATGACGCTGCCCGAACCGCCGCGCCCGGTGTTCTCGGCTGCGCCCAACCTGTTGTTCTGGAAAGGAAAGTAG
- a CDS encoding ion channel yields the protein MAIARTTKWLAIARRHPSAWLLGVQLLGVLMYPAMDESGAGRALFGAFGIAVLGLAIWVVRRSPLGMWLALVLAIPSVVFSIAGALLGRPALVTTAQLLECLLYFYTAGSLIAYMLQDHKVTRDELFAAGATFTLLAWAFAFAFAVCQQWYPGSFVATSENELRTWMELLYLSFSLLSGVGLSDVVPIHPQARALVMLEQFAGVMYVALVVSRLVGLTMIRNARS from the coding sequence ATGGCGATTGCACGCACCACCAAGTGGCTGGCCATTGCCCGCCGGCATCCGTCGGCCTGGCTGCTGGGCGTGCAGTTGCTGGGCGTGCTGATGTACCCCGCCATGGACGAGTCCGGGGCCGGTCGCGCGCTGTTCGGCGCGTTCGGCATCGCCGTGCTGGGCCTGGCGATCTGGGTGGTGCGGCGCAGCCCGCTGGGGATGTGGCTGGCACTGGTGCTGGCCATTCCCTCGGTGGTGTTTTCCATCGCCGGCGCGTTGCTCGGGCGCCCGGCGCTGGTCACCACCGCGCAGCTGCTCGAATGCCTGCTGTACTTCTATACGGCTGGCAGCCTGATTGCCTACATGCTGCAGGACCACAAGGTCACCCGCGACGAGCTGTTCGCCGCGGGGGCCACCTTCACCCTGCTGGCGTGGGCGTTCGCCTTCGCCTTCGCGGTCTGCCAGCAGTGGTACCCGGGCAGCTTCGTAGCGACCAGCGAGAACGAGCTTCGCACCTGGATGGAATTGCTTTATCTGAGCTTCAGCTTGCTGTCTGGCGTTGGCCTCAGCGATGTGGTGCCCATCCACCCGCAGGCGCGTGCGCTGGTGATGCTCGAACAGTTCGCCGGCGTGATGTACGTCGCGCTGGTGGTGTCGCGCCTGGTGGGCCTGACCATGATTCGGAATGCACGAAGCTGA
- the thiC gene encoding phosphomethylpyrimidine synthase ThiC, whose amino-acid sequence MNAQTSSLQQQAQQLSASVTRPIPGSRKIHVPGSRSDLQVPMREIALTRTPTLFGGEENAPLTVYDTSGPYTDPEARIDLSTGLPALRAGWVAERGDTELLPHLSSAFGRSRETDTRLDAVRFPSRLQPRRALAGANVTQMHYARRGIITPEMEFVAIRENQRLEQVRDKALLAQHPGQSFGASIPAVITPEFVRSEIARGRAVLPNNINHPESEPMIIGRNFLTKINANIGNSAVSSGIAEEVEKLVWAIRWGGDTVMDLSTGKHIHETREWILRNSPVAIGTVPIYQALEKVDGRAEELTWEIFRDTLVEQAEQGVDYFTVHAGVLLRHVPLTAKRVTGIVSRGGSIMAKWCLAHHRENFLYTHFEEICEIMKAYDVTFSLGDGLRPGCIADANDAAQFGELEALGELTKIAWKHDVQTMIEGPGHVPMQLIKENMDKQLHECGEAPFYTLGPLTTDIAPGYDHITSAIGAAMIGWYGTAMLCYVTPKEHLGLPNRQDVRDGIMAYRIAAHAADLAKGHPGAQVRDNALSKARFEFRWEDQFHLGLDPEKAREFHDETLPKDAHKLAHFCSMCGPHFCSMKITQDVRDYAAGQGLDEQDALAAGMAEKSSQFRAQGAQVYRQE is encoded by the coding sequence GTGAACGCACAAACTTCCAGCCTGCAGCAGCAGGCCCAGCAACTCTCCGCCTCGGTCACCCGGCCGATCCCCGGCTCGCGCAAGATCCACGTACCCGGCTCGCGCAGCGACCTGCAGGTGCCGATGCGCGAAATCGCGCTGACCCGTACCCCCACGCTGTTCGGGGGCGAGGAAAACGCCCCGCTGACCGTCTATGACACCTCCGGCCCGTACACCGACCCGGAGGCGCGCATTGATCTCTCCACCGGCCTGCCGGCCCTGCGTGCCGGCTGGGTGGCCGAACGCGGCGACACCGAACTGCTACCGCACTTGAGCTCTGCCTTCGGACGCTCACGCGAAACCGACACCCGCCTGGACGCCGTGCGCTTCCCCTCGCGCCTGCAGCCACGCCGCGCGCTGGCCGGCGCCAACGTCACCCAGATGCATTACGCGCGGCGCGGCATCATCACTCCGGAGATGGAGTTCGTCGCCATCCGCGAGAACCAGCGGCTGGAGCAGGTGCGCGACAAGGCGCTGCTGGCGCAGCACCCCGGACAATCGTTCGGCGCGTCCATTCCCGCAGTCATCACGCCCGAATTCGTCCGCTCGGAAATCGCGCGCGGGCGTGCGGTGCTGCCCAACAACATCAACCACCCCGAAAGCGAACCGATGATCATCGGCCGCAACTTCCTCACCAAGATCAACGCCAACATCGGCAACAGCGCCGTGTCCTCGGGCATCGCCGAGGAAGTGGAAAAACTGGTCTGGGCGATCCGGTGGGGCGGCGACACGGTGATGGACCTGTCCACCGGCAAGCACATCCATGAAACCCGCGAATGGATCCTGCGCAACTCGCCGGTGGCGATCGGTACCGTGCCGATCTACCAGGCGCTGGAGAAGGTCGACGGCCGTGCCGAGGAACTGACCTGGGAGATCTTCCGCGACACCCTGGTCGAACAGGCCGAACAGGGGGTGGATTACTTCACCGTCCACGCCGGCGTGCTGCTGCGCCATGTGCCGCTCACCGCGAAGCGGGTCACCGGCATCGTCTCGCGCGGTGGGTCGATCATGGCCAAGTGGTGCCTGGCGCATCACCGCGAGAACTTCCTGTACACACATTTCGAAGAGATCTGCGAAATCATGAAGGCCTACGACGTGACCTTCTCGCTTGGCGATGGCCTGCGCCCGGGCTGCATTGCCGACGCCAACGACGCGGCGCAGTTCGGTGAACTCGAAGCGCTGGGCGAACTCACGAAGATCGCCTGGAAGCACGACGTGCAGACCATGATCGAAGGGCCCGGCCACGTGCCCATGCAGCTCATCAAGGAGAACATGGACAAGCAGCTCCACGAGTGTGGGGAGGCACCGTTCTACACACTGGGGCCACTCACCACCGACATCGCGCCGGGTTATGACCACATCACCAGCGCGATCGGTGCGGCGATGATCGGCTGGTATGGCACCGCGATGCTCTGCTACGTCACCCCCAAGGAGCACCTCGGGCTGCCCAACCGCCAGGACGTACGCGACGGCATCATGGCCTACCGCATCGCCGCGCATGCCGCCGACCTCGCCAAGGGCCATCCCGGTGCGCAGGTGCGCGACAACGCGCTGAGCAAGGCGCGCTTCGAGTTCCGCTGGGAAGACCAGTTCCACCTCGGCCTGGACCCGGAGAAGGCGCGTGAATTCCACGACGAGACCCTGCCCAAGGACGCGCACAAGCTGGCTCATTTCTGTTCGATGTGCGGGCCGCACTTCTGTTCGATGAAGATCACCCAGGACGTGCGCGACTATGCGGCCGGGCAGGGCCTGGACGAGCAGGACGCGCTGGCTGCAGGCATGGCCGAGAAGTCCAGCCAGTTCCGTGCACAGGGTGCACAGGTCTATCGGCAGGAGTGA
- a CDS encoding BCCT family transporter — translation MVFRISIALVLLLVLAAGIAPDAFNDIVRGGLVHIVRGAGWLYLLVVFITLSFLLYLAFGRLGSLRIGGEDAEPEFSNASWMAMLFAAGMGIGLVFWGAAEPVSHFVTPPEGLPPQSMEAARAAMRYVFFHWGLHPWAIYALIGLAMAWFQFNRNGRGQISDLLQPLIGAHHRGWMGTVVDVAAVVATAIGVATTLGFGTIQIAAGLERVFGIHSDVPTQLTIIAVAFVLYMASTTSGVQRGIKWLSNINLGLAALLLALVLVLGPTGFIFDTFTTTLGGYLNQLVTMSLRMSPFSGSTWVADWTIFYWAWWIAWAPFVGSFIARVSRGRTIREFVLGVVIAPTVLGFLWFSVFGGTALWSQIFGHVDLAQALGNGYETVLFTMFDSLPMPGVLSVIALLLLMIFFVTSADSAVLVLASMSTDQAGDPPLARRITWGVAIALIAAVLLLAGGLDALQGMITIAALPFALLMLAVIVSLYRVLDTEHQLQRRRAQRARRMMDAWIEREIAAQEETRDEASRAES, via the coding sequence ATGGTCTTCAGAATCTCCATCGCGCTGGTCCTGCTGCTGGTGCTGGCCGCCGGCATCGCCCCGGATGCCTTCAATGACATCGTCCGCGGCGGTCTGGTCCACATCGTCCGCGGCGCGGGGTGGCTGTACCTGTTGGTGGTGTTCATCACCCTCTCCTTCCTGCTCTACCTCGCCTTTGGCCGGCTGGGCAGCCTGCGCATCGGCGGCGAAGACGCCGAGCCGGAGTTCTCCAACGCCAGCTGGATGGCGATGCTGTTCGCGGCGGGCATGGGCATCGGCCTGGTGTTCTGGGGCGCGGCCGAGCCGGTCTCGCACTTCGTCACCCCGCCCGAGGGCCTGCCGCCGCAGAGCATGGAAGCGGCGCGCGCCGCGATGCGCTACGTGTTCTTCCACTGGGGCCTGCACCCGTGGGCGATCTACGCCCTGATCGGGTTGGCGATGGCGTGGTTCCAGTTCAACCGCAATGGTCGCGGCCAGATCAGCGATCTGCTGCAACCGCTGATCGGTGCACACCATCGCGGCTGGATGGGCACGGTGGTGGACGTGGCGGCGGTGGTGGCCACCGCGATCGGTGTCGCCACCACGCTGGGCTTCGGCACCATCCAGATCGCCGCCGGCCTGGAGCGGGTGTTCGGCATCCACTCCGACGTGCCCACGCAGTTGACCATCATCGCCGTCGCCTTCGTGTTGTACATGGCGTCCACCACCAGCGGCGTGCAGCGCGGCATCAAGTGGCTGTCCAACATCAACCTGGGACTGGCCGCACTGCTGCTGGCACTGGTGCTGGTGCTCGGGCCCACCGGTTTCATCTTCGACACCTTCACCACGACGCTGGGCGGTTACCTCAACCAGCTGGTCACGATGAGCCTGCGCATGTCGCCGTTCTCGGGCAGCACCTGGGTGGCGGACTGGACGATCTTCTACTGGGCGTGGTGGATCGCGTGGGCACCGTTCGTGGGCTCGTTCATTGCCCGTGTTTCTCGCGGCCGTACCATCCGCGAATTCGTGCTCGGCGTGGTGATCGCGCCCACCGTGCTCGGCTTCCTGTGGTTCTCGGTGTTTGGCGGCACCGCGTTGTGGTCGCAGATCTTTGGCCATGTCGACCTCGCCCAGGCGCTGGGCAACGGCTACGAGACCGTGCTGTTCACCATGTTCGACAGCCTGCCGATGCCGGGTGTGCTGTCGGTGATCGCGCTGTTGCTGCTGATGATCTTCTTCGTCACCTCGGCCGACTCGGCGGTGCTGGTGCTGGCGAGCATGTCCACCGACCAGGCCGGCGACCCGCCGCTGGCGCGGCGCATCACCTGGGGCGTGGCGATCGCGCTGATTGCCGCGGTACTGCTGCTGGCCGGCGGGCTGGATGCGTTGCAGGGCATGATCACCATTGCGGCCCTGCCCTTCGCGCTGTTGATGCTGGCGGTGATCGTATCGCTGTATCGCGTGCTGGATACCGAGCATCAGTTGCAACGCCGGCGCGCCCAGCGCGCGCGGCGCATGATGGATGCCTGGATAGAACGCGAAATTGCCGCGCAGGAAGAGACGCGCGATGAGGCGTCTCGCGCTGAGTCCTAG
- the ggt gene encoding gamma-glutamyltransferase: MSRPLARAVLATALLCALPLFSSAADRVTGRDFATRSEVIAPHAMAATSQPLATQIALDVMKGGGSAVDAAIAANAALGLMEPTGNGVGGDLFAIVWDPKTQKLYGYNGSGRSPKSLTLAEFQRRGLKDIPATGPLPVSVPGAVDGWFALHDKFGRKPMADNLAPAIRYAREGHPVAEVIAYYWDRSVPKLSQYPGFKEQFTINGHAPRKGELWKNPNLANTLEQIATGGRDAFYKGDIARTIGTYFKANGGYLSYEDMASHHGEWVEPVSSNYRGYDVWELPPNSQGIAALQILNVLEGYDFSKIPFGSPEHVHLFVEAKKLAFADRARFYTDPAFQPAPVQKLVSKEYAAERRKLISMDKALREVQPGTPKQLEEGDTIYMTVADADGMMVSLIQSNYRGMGSGMAPPGLGFILQDRGEMFVLRKDHPNGYAPGKRPFQTIIPGFVTKDGKPYMSFGVMGGAMQPQGHAQIVMNMVDFGMNLQEAGDAPRIQHEGSTEPTGQATAMSDGGEVNLETGYPYETVRALMRKGHRVTFADGPYGGYQAIMRDPETGVYYGASESRKDGQAAGY; the protein is encoded by the coding sequence GTGTCCCGACCCCTTGCCCGTGCCGTACTGGCCACTGCGCTGCTGTGCGCGCTGCCGCTGTTCTCTTCCGCTGCCGACCGGGTGACCGGGCGGGACTTCGCGACCCGTTCGGAGGTGATCGCGCCGCATGCGATGGCGGCGACGTCGCAGCCGCTGGCCACGCAGATCGCGCTGGACGTGATGAAGGGCGGCGGCTCGGCGGTGGATGCGGCCATTGCCGCGAATGCGGCGCTGGGGTTGATGGAGCCGACCGGCAATGGGGTGGGCGGGGACCTGTTCGCGATCGTGTGGGACCCGAAGACGCAGAAGCTGTACGGCTACAACGGCTCGGGCCGGTCGCCGAAGTCGCTGACGCTGGCGGAGTTCCAGCGGCGTGGGTTGAAGGACATTCCGGCGACGGGGCCGCTGCCGGTATCGGTGCCCGGCGCGGTGGATGGCTGGTTCGCGCTGCATGACAAGTTCGGCCGCAAGCCGATGGCGGACAACCTGGCGCCGGCGATCCGCTATGCGCGCGAGGGACATCCGGTGGCGGAGGTGATCGCGTACTACTGGGACCGTTCGGTGCCGAAGCTGTCGCAGTACCCTGGCTTCAAGGAGCAGTTCACGATCAACGGGCATGCGCCGCGCAAGGGCGAGCTGTGGAAGAACCCGAACCTGGCGAACACGCTGGAGCAGATTGCAACGGGCGGGCGCGATGCGTTCTACAAGGGCGACATCGCGCGCACGATCGGTACGTACTTCAAGGCGAACGGTGGCTACCTGAGCTATGAGGACATGGCGAGCCACCACGGGGAATGGGTGGAGCCGGTGAGCAGCAACTATCGCGGCTATGACGTGTGGGAGCTGCCGCCGAACAGCCAGGGCATCGCGGCGCTGCAGATCCTGAACGTGCTGGAAGGCTACGATTTCTCGAAGATTCCGTTCGGGTCGCCGGAGCATGTGCACCTGTTCGTGGAGGCGAAGAAGCTGGCGTTCGCGGACCGGGCGCGGTTCTACACGGACCCGGCGTTCCAGCCGGCGCCGGTGCAGAAGCTGGTGTCGAAGGAGTATGCGGCGGAGCGTCGCAAGCTGATCTCGATGGACAAGGCGCTGCGCGAGGTGCAGCCGGGCACGCCGAAGCAGCTGGAGGAGGGCGACACGATCTACATGACGGTGGCGGACGCGGACGGGATGATGGTGTCGTTGATCCAGTCGAACTACCGGGGCATGGGCAGCGGCATGGCGCCGCCGGGGCTGGGCTTCATCCTGCAGGATCGCGGTGAGATGTTCGTGCTGCGCAAGGACCATCCGAACGGCTATGCGCCGGGCAAGCGTCCGTTCCAGACCATCATTCCGGGCTTCGTGACCAAGGACGGGAAGCCGTACATGAGCTTCGGGGTGATGGGCGGTGCGATGCAGCCGCAGGGCCATGCGCAGATCGTGATGAACATGGTGGACTTCGGGATGAACCTGCAGGAGGCGGGCGATGCGCCACGCATCCAGCATGAGGGCTCGACCGAACCGACCGGTCAGGCCACGGCGATGAGCGATGGTGGCGAAGTCAACCTGGAAACGGGCTATCCGTATGAAACCGTGCGCGCGCTGATGCGCAAGGGACATCGCGTTACCTTCGCCGACGGCCCCTACGGCGGCTACCAGGCGATCATGCGCGACCCGGAAACGGGCGTGTACTACGGCGCTTCGGAAAGCCGCAAGGACGGGCAGGCGGCGGGGTACTGA
- the ilvC gene encoding ketol-acid reductoisomerase, with protein MSTNDLPQIKIAVVGYGSQGRAHALNLRESGFDVVIGLRPGGPTEVKAQADGFTVKAPAEAVKDADLVAVLTPDMVQKKLYEDVLAPNMKQGAVLLFAHGLNVHFNMIAPREDLDVVLVAPKGPGALVRREYEIGRGVPCIWAVYQDRSGKAAEYALAYAAGLGGARANLIQTTFKEETETDLFGEQAVLCGGASALVQAGFETLVEAGYQPEIAYYEVLHELKLIVDLFYEGGITRMLEFISETAQYGDYVSGPRVIDAGTKERMKAVLTDIQDGTFTKNWVAEYEAGLPNYNKFKQADLEHPIEKVGKELRAKMVWLQSQAA; from the coding sequence ATGAGCACCAACGACCTGCCCCAGATCAAGATCGCTGTTGTCGGCTATGGCAGCCAGGGCCGCGCCCACGCCCTCAACCTGCGTGAGTCCGGCTTCGATGTGGTCATCGGCCTGCGTCCCGGCGGCCCGACCGAAGTCAAGGCGCAGGCGGACGGCTTCACCGTGAAGGCCCCGGCCGAGGCCGTCAAGGACGCCGACCTGGTCGCCGTACTGACCCCGGACATGGTGCAGAAGAAGCTCTACGAAGACGTGCTGGCACCGAACATGAAACAGGGTGCGGTACTGCTGTTCGCGCACGGCCTGAACGTGCACTTCAACATGATCGCCCCGCGCGAGGACCTGGACGTGGTGCTGGTCGCGCCCAAGGGCCCGGGCGCGCTGGTCCGCCGCGAATACGAAATCGGCCGTGGCGTGCCGTGCATCTGGGCGGTCTACCAGGACCGCAGCGGCAAGGCCGCCGAGTACGCGCTGGCCTATGCCGCTGGCCTGGGCGGCGCGCGCGCCAACCTGATCCAGACCACCTTCAAGGAAGAAACCGAAACCGACCTGTTCGGTGAGCAGGCGGTGCTGTGCGGCGGCGCCTCGGCGCTGGTCCAGGCCGGTTTCGAAACGCTTGTGGAAGCCGGTTACCAGCCGGAAATCGCCTACTACGAAGTGCTGCACGAACTGAAGCTGATCGTGGACCTGTTCTACGAAGGCGGCATCACCCGCATGCTCGAGTTCATCTCGGAAACCGCGCAGTACGGCGACTACGTGAGCGGCCCGCGGGTGATCGACGCCGGCACCAAGGAGCGCATGAAGGCGGTGCTGACCGACATCCAGGACGGCACCTTCACCAAGAACTGGGTGGCCGAATACGAAGCGGGCCTGCCGAACTACAACAAGTTCAAGCAGGCCGACCTGGAACATCCGATCGAGAAGGTAGGCAAGGAACTGCGCGCCAAGATGGTCTGGTTGCAAAGTCAAGCCGCGTAA
- the ilvG gene encoding acetolactate synthase 2 catalytic subunit codes for MNTSAHSTAPRNGARWLTQALEAEGVDTLFGYPGGTIMPFYDALVDSGLKHILVRHEQGAALAANGYARASGRVGVCVATSGPGASNLVTGIADAMLDSVPMVCITGQVATPLLGTDAFQELDVFGLTLPIVKHSWLVRSVDELPRIVREAFRIAREGRPGPVLIDLPKDVQIADASHLPTHVPETVNPPAAPQDEAVAAAIAAIQAAEKPVIYAGGGVALGDAVEDFRAFVNATAMPTVLTLRGLGGLPAQHPHYLGMLGMHGTRAANMAVQESDLLVVVGARFDDRATGKLNEFAPFARVIHIDADAYEISKLRTADVAVPGNVGTALRALTAALPSPAPAQDAWRKRCATHRERFAARYDAPGAHIYAPALLKRLSEVAPADAIIACDVGQHQMWVAQHCRFNHPRNHLTSGALGTMGFGLPAAMGAQFACPERTVVLVSGDGSFMMNVQELATIARCRLPVKIVLLDNSSLGMVRQWQELFFAERYSEIDLSDNPDFAALAKVFGIPATRIEARDDVEGGLAALLAEPGPALLHVAIDARANVWPLVPPNNANSTMLESNPAHQPQEFPHAIPA; via the coding sequence ATGAACACCTCCGCACACAGCACCGCGCCCCGCAACGGCGCACGCTGGTTGACGCAGGCCCTGGAAGCCGAGGGCGTCGACACGCTGTTCGGCTATCCGGGCGGCACCATCATGCCCTTCTACGACGCCCTGGTGGACTCGGGGCTCAAGCACATCCTGGTCCGCCACGAACAGGGCGCGGCCCTGGCCGCCAACGGCTATGCCCGCGCCAGCGGCCGGGTCGGGGTGTGCGTGGCCACCTCCGGCCCGGGCGCCTCCAACCTGGTCACCGGCATCGCCGATGCGATGCTGGATTCGGTGCCGATGGTCTGCATCACCGGCCAGGTCGCCACCCCGCTGCTGGGCACCGACGCGTTCCAGGAACTGGACGTGTTCGGCCTGACCCTGCCGATCGTCAAGCACAGCTGGCTGGTGCGTTCGGTCGACGAGCTGCCGCGCATCGTCCGCGAAGCCTTCCGCATTGCCCGCGAAGGCCGCCCCGGCCCGGTGCTGATCGACCTGCCCAAGGACGTGCAGATCGCCGACGCCAGCCACCTGCCGACGCACGTGCCGGAAACGGTCAACCCGCCGGCCGCGCCGCAGGACGAGGCCGTGGCCGCCGCCATCGCCGCGATCCAGGCTGCCGAAAAGCCGGTGATCTACGCCGGCGGCGGCGTCGCCCTGGGCGATGCGGTCGAAGACTTTCGTGCCTTCGTCAATGCCACCGCCATGCCCACCGTGCTGACCCTGCGCGGCCTGGGCGGCTTGCCGGCGCAGCACCCGCATTACCTGGGCATGCTGGGCATGCACGGCACCCGCGCGGCCAACATGGCGGTGCAGGAAAGCGACCTGCTGGTGGTGGTCGGCGCACGTTTCGACGACCGTGCCACCGGCAAGTTGAACGAGTTCGCACCGTTCGCGCGGGTCATCCACATCGACGCCGACGCCTATGAAATCTCCAAGCTGCGCACCGCCGATGTCGCGGTACCCGGCAACGTCGGCACCGCACTGCGTGCGCTGACCGCCGCGCTGCCCAGCCCCGCACCGGCACAGGACGCGTGGCGCAAGCGCTGCGCGACCCACCGCGAGCGCTTCGCCGCCCGTTACGACGCGCCCGGTGCACACATCTACGCGCCCGCCCTGCTGAAGCGCCTGAGCGAAGTCGCCCCGGCCGACGCAATCATTGCCTGCGATGTCGGCCAGCACCAGATGTGGGTGGCCCAGCACTGCCGCTTCAACCATCCGCGCAACCACCTGACCAGCGGCGCGCTGGGCACCATGGGCTTCGGCCTGCCGGCGGCGATGGGCGCGCAGTTCGCCTGTCCCGAGCGCACCGTGGTGCTGGTTTCCGGCGATGGCAGCTTCATGATGAACGTGCAGGAGCTGGCCACCATCGCACGCTGCCGCCTGCCGGTGAAGATCGTGCTGCTGGACAACAGTTCGCTGGGCATGGTCCGGCAGTGGCAGGAGCTGTTCTTCGCCGAGCGTTACAGCGAGATCGACCTGTCCGACAACCCGGACTTCGCCGCACTGGCCAAGGTGTTCGGCATTCCCGCCACCCGCATCGAGGCGCGCGACGACGTCGAAGGCGGCCTGGCCGCGCTGCTGGCCGAACCCGGCCCGGCGCTGCTGCACGTGGCCATCGACGCGCGCGCCAACGTGTGGCCACTGGTGCCGCCCAACAATGCCAACAGCACCATGCTGGAAAGCAACCCCGCCCACCAGCCGCAGGAGTTCCCCCATGCAATACCGGCTTGA